A genome region from Nicotiana tabacum cultivar K326 chromosome 13, ASM71507v2, whole genome shotgun sequence includes the following:
- the LOC107797826 gene encoding phenylalanine N-monooxygenase CYP79D16-like → MVEAICRSFLWTWGGTISKKALLAWEKVFQPKSAGGFNVMDMSLWNKADISKQLWNLCKEKNKLGIQWYGKDCSTGKVSTGTPMAGLRNYFGQRTGLKTEEFMLATIDNPSYTVEWTIKEMLNQPKIMQRAIEEIDNVIGSNRLVQESDLPQLNYVKACIKESFRVHPLAAFNVPHVSLSDSVVGEYFIPKGSVVLLSRLGLGRNPRVWDDPMKFKPERHMNEEDGDVIFTDSELRLLSFSIGRRGCPGIKLGTTITTMLLARLLQGFTWSLPPNSLGNDLTGDYPECALLRTMPFFAKAKPRLPKDMYP, encoded by the exons ATGGTAGAGGCAATTTGCAGGAGTTTTTTATGGACATGGGGTGGCACTATATCAAAGAAAGCTCTCCTAGCTTGGGAGAAAGTCTTTCAGCCTAAGTCAGCGGGTGGTTTCAATGTAATGGACATGTCCTTATGGAACAAAGCAGATATTAGCAAGCAGTTATGGAACCTATGCAAGGAGAAGAATAAACTAGGGATCCAATGG TATGGAAAAGACTGCTCAACTGGCAAGGTATCCACAGGAACACCTATGGCTGGTCTGAGGAATTACTTTGGGCAGAGAACTGGACTGAAAACAGAA GAATTCATGCTTGCTACGATAGATAATCCCTCATATACAGTTGAATGGACAATCAAAGAAATGTTGAACCAACCAAAGATAATGCAAAGGGCCATAGAAGAGATTGACAATGTCATTGGGAGCAATAGATTGGTTCAAGAATCCGATTTGCCACAGTTAAATTATGTCAAAGCTTGTATTAAAGAGTCCTTTCGAGTACATCCCTTGGCGGCTTTTAACGTTCCTCATGTGTCTTTATCGGATTCTGTTGTTGGTGAATACTTCATCCCAAAAGGGAGTGTAGTGTTATTAAGTCGTCTTGGACTTGGCCGAAACCCTAGAGTTTGGGATGATCCCATGAAGTTCAAGCCAGAGCGCCATATGAACGAGGAAGATGGTGATGTAATTTTCACTGATTCAGAATTACGTTTGTTATCATTTAGTATTGGACGACGAGGTTGTCCAGGTATAAAACTTGGCACAACAATTACCACTATGTTACTTGCTAGGCTTCTTCAAGGGTTTACTTGGAGTTTACCACCGAACTCTCTGGGCAATGACTTGACTGGTGATTACCCGGAATGTGCTCTCCTTCGCACCATGCCATTTTTTGCTAAGGCAAAACCGCGATTGCCTAAAGACATGTACCCttaa
- the LOC107797827 gene encoding desiccation-related protein PCC13-62-like, producing MIFAYFSLLIFLFLLLLSSSCASIDSNVPKSDVDLLEFPLNLEYMEAEFFLWGSFGRGLDSFAPELADGGPSPIGARIAKLSSLIRDVIAQFGFQEVGHVRAIKNTIAGFPRPLLNLSREAFATVMNDAFGHPLEPPFNPYANDINYLLASYVIPYIGLTGYVGANPKLHSPTAKRLLAGLLGVESGQDAVLRALLYERGRENVEPYGITVAEFTNRISELRNKLGRHGLKDEGLKVNPAVGAEGKIRGNILAGDKYSLSYDRTPEEILRIVYGSGNENKPGGFYPKGADGRIAKSYLGLGGN from the exons ATGATATTTGCTTATTTCTCACTATTGATTTTCCTCTTTTTGCTACTACTAAGTTCAAGTTGTGCTTCTATTGATTCTAACGTGCCAAAATCGGATGTAGATTTATTAGAATTTCCTTTGAATTTAGAGTATATGGAAGCTGAATTTTTCTTGTGGGGTTCTTTTGGCCGTGGATTGGATAGCTTTGCACCTGAACTTGCAGATGGTGGACCATCACCTATTGGGGCTAGAATTGCAAAACTCAGCTCTCTAATTAGAGATGTCATTGCTCAATTCGGATTCCAAGAAGTTGGTCATGTTAG GGCAATCAAGAATACAATAGCAGGATTTCCAAGACCACTGCTAAATCTAAGCAGAGAAGCATTTGCAACAGTTATGAACGATGCATTTGGACATCCACTAGAACCACCTTTCAATCCTTACGCTAACGACATTAATTATCTTCTTGCTTCGTATGTTATTCCTTATATTGGACTCACTGGATATGTTGGAGCCAATCCTAAACTCCACAGCCCTACGGCCAAAAGG CTACTAGCAGGGCTACTGGGAGTAGAATCAGGTCAAGACGCAGTTCTGAGAGCATTGCTTTACGAGCGAGGAAGAGAGAATGTGGAACCCTACGGGATAACAGTAGCAGAGTTCACAAACCGGATATCAGAGCTGAGAAATAAATTGGGACGCCATGGATTGAAAGATGAAGGACTCAAAGTGAATCCAGCAGTAGGTGCTGAAGGGAAAATACGAGGAAATATATTAGCAGGAGACAAATACTCACTTTCCTACGACAGAACGCCAGAGGAAATACTGCGAATAGTGTACGGAAGTGGAAATGAGAATAAACCAGGTGGATTTTACCCAAAAGGAGCTGACGGCCGAATAGCAAAATCCTATCTTGGACTTGGAGGGAATTAA